A DNA window from Caulobacter mirabilis contains the following coding sequences:
- a CDS encoding TonB-dependent siderophore receptor produces the protein MAALGWSATARAEEAAADEAPNTVSGVVITARSADGSQRSVADNGALGARSLLDTPYSVTVVTADDIEKRQATSIGQVFINDPAVFSSAPSATVNWWGTQIRGLGVRNYYVDNVPLLLYWGGDFPLEGVESVQALKGLTGFMYGFGAPGGVIAYRTKRPTAEPLLSTEVGYRTDTVLRGHVDASDRVGPEGRLGYRVNLAAEKGDAYNGAGVNRLVGSLAVDYEISPTLRWRASLTSETSNLKNEPFVFYWSSYRDAKLPRVTYDYDNLIVDGSYYKADTLALATGLTWAFAEGWSADLTYGYTRKKHRSNKMFADLLNAAGDYQGHVYNFAETDENNFTQLMVTGAFATGPIRHEIVVGAAYQNAAADFGANSYWGDDFTGNIHRPQPFRNTRPIDYSTDGWPSDERQGAVFVSDTLHLGERWQAILGLRQTRYALADLDGDPTKASAYKTTATTPTVAVIYKPADYASIYASYAESLEGGSRVGDRYANAGEILKATVSKQYELGFKHQHEALSLTAALFRIERVANVDQQVGGDLFLRQDGLTRYDGLEFSAAYRVTEALRLGAGALFLDPRLKDVSDDQRALEGNIPNGAARRQYVFNAEYAVPAIEGLSLHGVVRYSGDMPTTDQNVLFLPARTVVNVGFRYDTEIAGRGVTFTGNLNNLLNEKYWDLTNIGEGVNGSLSVKVRW, from the coding sequence TTGGCCGCCCTGGGTTGGTCGGCGACCGCCAGGGCCGAAGAAGCCGCGGCTGACGAAGCTCCGAACACCGTCTCCGGCGTTGTGATCACCGCGCGCTCGGCCGACGGCTCGCAGCGCAGCGTGGCTGACAACGGCGCCCTGGGCGCCCGCTCGCTGCTGGATACGCCCTATTCGGTGACGGTGGTGACGGCCGACGACATCGAGAAGCGGCAGGCGACCTCGATCGGCCAGGTGTTCATCAACGACCCGGCGGTGTTCTCGTCGGCGCCCTCGGCGACGGTGAACTGGTGGGGCACACAGATCCGCGGCCTGGGCGTGCGCAACTACTACGTCGATAACGTGCCGCTGCTGCTCTACTGGGGCGGCGACTTCCCGCTGGAGGGCGTGGAGAGCGTCCAGGCGCTGAAGGGGCTCACCGGCTTCATGTACGGCTTCGGCGCGCCCGGCGGCGTGATCGCCTACCGGACCAAGCGGCCGACGGCCGAACCGTTGCTGTCGACCGAGGTCGGCTACCGCACCGACACCGTCCTGCGCGGCCATGTCGACGCCAGCGACCGGGTCGGCCCGGAAGGGCGGCTGGGCTATCGCGTGAACCTCGCCGCCGAGAAGGGCGACGCCTACAATGGCGCGGGCGTGAACCGGCTCGTCGGCTCGCTGGCCGTCGACTACGAGATCAGCCCGACCCTGCGGTGGCGGGCCAGCCTGACCTCGGAGACCAGCAACCTCAAGAACGAGCCCTTCGTATTCTACTGGTCGTCCTATCGCGACGCGAAGCTGCCCCGCGTCACCTACGACTACGACAACCTCATCGTCGACGGCTCCTACTACAAGGCCGACACCCTGGCCCTGGCGACCGGCCTGACCTGGGCCTTCGCCGAGGGCTGGAGCGCCGACCTCACCTACGGCTACACGCGCAAGAAGCACCGCTCGAACAAGATGTTCGCCGACCTGCTCAACGCGGCCGGCGACTACCAGGGCCACGTCTACAATTTCGCCGAGACGGACGAGAACAACTTCACCCAGCTGATGGTCACCGGCGCCTTCGCGACCGGTCCGATCCGGCACGAGATCGTCGTCGGCGCCGCCTACCAGAACGCCGCCGCCGACTTCGGGGCCAACAGCTACTGGGGCGACGACTTCACCGGCAACATCCACCGGCCGCAGCCGTTCCGGAACACCCGGCCGATCGACTACAGCACCGACGGCTGGCCCTCGGACGAACGGCAGGGCGCGGTGTTCGTCAGCGACACCCTGCACCTGGGCGAGCGATGGCAGGCGATCCTGGGTCTGCGCCAGACGCGCTACGCCTTGGCCGATCTGGACGGCGACCCGACCAAGGCCTCCGCCTACAAGACGACCGCTACGACGCCGACCGTGGCGGTGATCTACAAGCCAGCCGACTACGCCTCGATCTACGCCAGCTATGCGGAGTCGCTCGAGGGCGGCAGCCGCGTGGGCGACCGCTACGCCAACGCCGGCGAAATCCTCAAGGCGACGGTCAGCAAGCAGTACGAGCTGGGCTTCAAGCATCAGCATGAGGCGCTCAGCCTCACGGCGGCCCTCTTCCGCATCGAGCGCGTCGCCAACGTCGACCAGCAGGTGGGCGGCGACCTGTTCCTGCGCCAGGACGGCCTGACCCGCTACGACGGCCTGGAGTTCAGCGCCGCCTACCGCGTCACCGAGGCTCTGCGGCTGGGCGCCGGCGCCCTGTTTCTCGATCCCCGCCTGAAGGATGTCTCGGACGATCAGCGGGCTCTGGAAGGCAACATCCCCAACGGCGCCGCCCGCCGGCAGTACGTCTTCAACGCCGAATACGCCGTGCCCGCGATCGAGGGACTCAGTCTGCATGGCGTGGTCCGCTACTCCGGCGACATGCCCACCACCGACCAGAACGTCTTGTTTCTGCCGGCGCGGACCGTGGTCAATGTCGGCTTCCGGTACGACACCGAGATCGCCGGCCGGGGCGTGACCTTCACCGGCAACCTCAACAACCTGCTCAACGAGAAGTACTGGGACCTCACCAACATCGGCGAGGGCGTCAACGGCTCGCTGAGCGTGAAGGTCCGCTGGTAG
- a CDS encoding TetR/AcrR family transcriptional regulator: MSRRSRPEMIAETRGKLIAAARRAFGEQGYAEASMDEFTAAAGLTRGALYHHFGDKKGLLEAVVAQIDAEMAVRLDAISASAPTRWDGFVQENIAYVEMALEPEIQRIMLRDGPAVLGDPSRWPSATACVASIRGNLERLQADGVVRNDVDADAAARLISGASTDAALWIADAEDPAAASCKAVPAFKALMEGLLARGGTG, from the coding sequence ATGTCGCGACGGTCACGCCCCGAGATGATCGCCGAAACCCGCGGCAAGCTGATCGCGGCGGCGCGGAGAGCTTTCGGCGAGCAGGGCTACGCCGAGGCGTCCATGGACGAGTTCACCGCGGCGGCGGGTCTGACCCGAGGAGCGCTGTACCATCACTTCGGGGACAAGAAGGGCCTGCTGGAGGCCGTGGTCGCCCAGATCGACGCCGAGATGGCCGTGCGGCTGGATGCGATCTCGGCCTCGGCGCCGACGCGGTGGGACGGCTTCGTCCAGGAGAACATCGCCTATGTGGAGATGGCGCTGGAGCCTGAGATCCAACGGATCATGCTGCGCGATGGACCCGCGGTGCTGGGCGATCCTTCCCGGTGGCCCAGCGCCACGGCCTGCGTCGCCTCGATCCGGGGCAACCTGGAGCGGCTCCAGGCCGACGGCGTGGTCCGCAACGACGTGGACGCCGACGCGGCGGCGCGGCTGATCTCAGGCGCCTCGACCGACGCGGCGCTGTGGATCGCCGACGCGGAGGACCCCGCCGCGGCCTCCTGCAAGGCGGTCCCCGCGTTCAAGGCGCTGATGGAGGGGTTGCTGGCGCGCGGCGGGACGGGCTGA